From a region of the Alosa sapidissima isolate fAloSap1 chromosome 9, fAloSap1.pri, whole genome shotgun sequence genome:
- the LOC121719532 gene encoding uncharacterized protein LOC121719532 isoform X1 → MPGMAVINAQVSELIRTLRKKGCPTRAIAKHLAMTGIRPSMGTIRRHCRLAVVEKKKRKPRKVTSQVMEIIDSILRKEDELPARKIKELLQRNHNLRICLNSVRKAVRDLGWNFGKGWMANMESCLAERTADLTSERARVAQLLAENASLKADLSASRAEIDNLRQEMQELRETSQRSLLMEEMRAGIGELHSALRMVHSTPVRPMPRRASTPAPELDSSVSSDCQMSPLALSSSFNDSIQIPRQWADVSLRDFGPEDHARLHQQSFGQVGRYGCLLFRHIISEENYQAWSKTTNWDGSKGKRALPQNVKTFVVATLKRHFPDMDRGGLKECVNKINEFLRTTRKNPQVLTLL, encoded by the exons ATGCCAGGGATGGCTGTGATCAACGCGCAAGTCAGTGAGCTCATCAGGACCCTGCGGAAGAAAGGCTGCCCGACGAGGGCTATCGCCAAACATCTGGCCATGACTGGAATAAGACCTTCCATGGGGACTATCCGGCGTCACTGTCGACTTGCTGTTGTGGAGAAGAAGAAACGAAAGCCGCGTAAAGTGACAAG TCAGGTGATGGAAATAATAGACTCCATCCTGAGAAAAGAGGATGAACTACCAGCAAGAAAAATAAAAGAGCTTCTCCAAAGAAACCACAACCTAAGAATCTGTTTAAACTCTGTGAGAAAGGCAGTCCGGGATCTTGGCTGGAACTTTGGGAAGGGCTGGATGGCTAATATGGAAAGCTGTCTAGCCGAGAGGACAGCGGATCTTACATCAGAACGAGCTCGAGTTGCTCAACTGCTTGCTGAGAATGCAAGCTTGAAAGCTGACCTGTCAGCCAGCAGAGCGGAGATAGACAACCTCCGACAAGAAATGCAGGAGCTGAGAGAGACCAGTCAGAGGAGTCTGCTCATGGAAGAGATGAGAGCTGGGATAGGAGAACTGCATTCGGCTCTACGTATGGTTCACTCTACGCCTGTGAGACCAATGCCCAGACGTGCCTCAACACCTGCACCAGAATTAGATTCTTCAGTGTCGTCAGATTGTCAGATGTCCCCATTGGCCCTTTCCTCTTCCTTTAACGACAGCATCCAAATTCCCCGTCAATGGGCAGACGTGAGCTTGCGTGATTTTGGACCAGAAGACCATGCTAGACTGCACCAACAGAGCTTCGGCCAAGTGGGCAGATATGGATGCCTGCTCTTCAGACACATCATCTCGGAGGAGAACTACCAGGCATGGAGCAAAACCACAAACTGGGATGGTTCTAAAGGTAAACGAGCACTGCCTCAAAATGTGAAGACCTTCGTGGTTGCTACACTGAAGCGACACTTTCCTGACATGGACAGGGGGGGACTGAAAGAGTGTGTTAACAAGATCAATGAATTCCTGCGTACAACACGCAAGAATCCCCAAGTACTCACTCTGCTCTAA
- the LOC121719532 gene encoding uncharacterized protein LOC121719532 isoform X2: protein MAVINAQVSELIRTLRKKGCPTRAIAKHLAMTGIRPSMGTIRRHCRLAVVEKKKRKPRKVTSQVMEIIDSILRKEDELPARKIKELLQRNHNLRICLNSVRKAVRDLGWNFGKGWMANMESCLAERTADLTSERARVAQLLAENASLKADLSASRAEIDNLRQEMQELRETSQRSLLMEEMRAGIGELHSALRMVHSTPVRPMPRRASTPAPELDSSVSSDCQMSPLALSSSFNDSIQIPRQWADVSLRDFGPEDHARLHQQSFGQVGRYGCLLFRHIISEENYQAWSKTTNWDGSKGKRALPQNVKTFVVATLKRHFPDMDRGGLKECVNKINEFLRTTRKNPQVLTLL from the exons ATGGCTGTGATCAACGCGCAAGTCAGTGAGCTCATCAGGACCCTGCGGAAGAAAGGCTGCCCGACGAGGGCTATCGCCAAACATCTGGCCATGACTGGAATAAGACCTTCCATGGGGACTATCCGGCGTCACTGTCGACTTGCTGTTGTGGAGAAGAAGAAACGAAAGCCGCGTAAAGTGACAAG TCAGGTGATGGAAATAATAGACTCCATCCTGAGAAAAGAGGATGAACTACCAGCAAGAAAAATAAAAGAGCTTCTCCAAAGAAACCACAACCTAAGAATCTGTTTAAACTCTGTGAGAAAGGCAGTCCGGGATCTTGGCTGGAACTTTGGGAAGGGCTGGATGGCTAATATGGAAAGCTGTCTAGCCGAGAGGACAGCGGATCTTACATCAGAACGAGCTCGAGTTGCTCAACTGCTTGCTGAGAATGCAAGCTTGAAAGCTGACCTGTCAGCCAGCAGAGCGGAGATAGACAACCTCCGACAAGAAATGCAGGAGCTGAGAGAGACCAGTCAGAGGAGTCTGCTCATGGAAGAGATGAGAGCTGGGATAGGAGAACTGCATTCGGCTCTACGTATGGTTCACTCTACGCCTGTGAGACCAATGCCCAGACGTGCCTCAACACCTGCACCAGAATTAGATTCTTCAGTGTCGTCAGATTGTCAGATGTCCCCATTGGCCCTTTCCTCTTCCTTTAACGACAGCATCCAAATTCCCCGTCAATGGGCAGACGTGAGCTTGCGTGATTTTGGACCAGAAGACCATGCTAGACTGCACCAACAGAGCTTCGGCCAAGTGGGCAGATATGGATGCCTGCTCTTCAGACACATCATCTCGGAGGAGAACTACCAGGCATGGAGCAAAACCACAAACTGGGATGGTTCTAAAGGTAAACGAGCACTGCCTCAAAATGTGAAGACCTTCGTGGTTGCTACACTGAAGCGACACTTTCCTGACATGGACAGGGGGGGACTGAAAGAGTGTGTTAACAAGATCAATGAATTCCTGCGTACAACACGCAAGAATCCCCAAGTACTCACTCTGCTCTAA